In the Rhodothermales bacterium genome, CCGAAAACTGTCTGCGCAGCAAGTCGGAGGGCAATCGGGCGGGGGATACCCTGTTTCACTCCACCATCCGTGAGCGCTTCAATCACCATATACACGTACGCCGGTCCGCTGCCGGACAGGCCGGTTACTGCGTCCATCAGCTCTTCCGGGACAATCTCAACCCGGCCGACGGCCTCAAACATCCGACTGACCACGGCGACATGGAGGTCGGTAGCCAGCGCACCCGGTGCGATCGCCGTGGCTCCCTCATCCACAAGCATCGGCGTGTTTGGCATAGATCGGACAACGGGCACGTCCTTGCCGAATGAGGACCGTAGTGCATCAGTCGTGACACCCGCAAGAACCGATATAATCAGGGTGTCCGGCGTGACGACGTCACGGATCTCGTTCACAACTGCCAGGGCATACTGCGGCTTGGTCGCCAGCACAATGATGGTAGCGTTTTCGGCGGCCGCACTGTTGTCTGTATTTGTCACGATACCGGGAAACTGCTCGCGCAGCGAGTTGAGAGACGCCGCATTACGACGCGTTGCTCTGATATGCGTCGGATCGAACTCGTGGGCATTCAGAAGCCCGCCGATCAACGCTCGCCC is a window encoding:
- the proC gene encoding pyrroline-5-carboxylate reductase, producing the protein MRRKMNLKDQTIAVIGAGNIGRALIGGLLNAHEFDPTHIRATRRNAASLNSLREQFPGIVTNTDNSAAAENATIIVLATKPQYALAVVNEIRDVVTPDTLIISVLAGVTTDALRSSFGKDVPVVRSMPNTPMLVDEGATAIAPGALATDLHVAVVSRMFEAVGRVEIVPEELMDAVTGLSGSGPAYVYMVIEALTDGGVKQGIPRPIALRLAAQTVFGAAKLVIETGKHPAILRDEVTTPGGTAIAAVADLESHGLRTMLINAVATATARSRELSRLGGD